In Aciduliprofundum sp. MAR08-339, a single window of DNA contains:
- a CDS encoding ERCC4 domain-containing protein: MRIFVDYREHSVISLLESVLGKFEMVNLPVGDFLICDENGVLIERKSARDFLSSMKTNRLWDQMRRLLADEVMDCKILRRALLIHGSIEDELHLSGFGWNHVMGAFMEIQFKHGIPIFHAESDEALVEFFRILIKREGEGKNDGEIERRWERIPPKKSMSEEEWKVYALSSLPYIGEKMARKLLAQFGSIEKIARANIVELKKVEGIGEKKAKQIYRIFH, from the coding sequence ATGAGAATATTCGTGGATTACAGAGAGCACTCCGTGATTTCCCTCCTTGAATCTGTGCTGGGCAAATTTGAGATGGTAAACCTCCCGGTTGGAGATTTTCTTATATGCGATGAAAATGGTGTGCTGATAGAGAGAAAGAGTGCTCGGGATTTCCTGAGCAGCATGAAAACAAATAGACTGTGGGATCAAATGCGCAGACTTCTTGCCGATGAGGTTATGGACTGTAAAATTTTAAGAAGAGCACTCCTCATACATGGAAGCATAGAGGATGAACTTCACCTCTCAGGATTCGGCTGGAACCATGTTATGGGTGCATTTATGGAAATTCAGTTCAAGCATGGCATTCCTATTTTCCACGCGGAGAGTGACGAGGCCCTTGTTGAATTCTTCAGAATTCTCATAAAAAGGGAAGGTGAGGGAAAGAATGATGGGGAAATTGAGAGAAGGTGGGAGCGTATCCCTCCCAAAAAATCCATGAGTGAGGAGGAGTGGAAGGTCTATGCCCTATCCTCCCTACCATATATTGGGGAGAAAATGGCGAGGAAGTTGCTTGCCCAATTTGGATCCATTGAAAAAATAGCAAGGGCCAACATTGTGGAGTTGAAAAAGGTAGAGGGTATAGGGGAAAAGAAGGCGAAGCAAATTTACCGCATATTCCATTAG